The following proteins are encoded in a genomic region of Astatotilapia calliptera chromosome 22, fAstCal1.2, whole genome shotgun sequence:
- the gatad2b gene encoding transcriptional repressor p66-beta isoform X2, whose translation MEQMSEEALRLNLLKRGLESTSEREEALAKRLKMEGHEAMERLKMLALLKRKDLADLAALDVAGSLGDGKGPGASSLHHQSLMGAAYEEKLNGSLRLGSHSSPVGPSKNGKENILDEPVDMSAGRSDADHDRRTPSPDVIILSDNEASSPRTTPRPEERVHKANLDMFKGKTGEERQQMIKALREELRLEEARLVLLKKLRQSQMQKENVVQKVPVVQNAASSVQPPPIHSSPVLGKLPVRPGLHNPEPQNLRTAQGHTVIRSAANANLPPILMSQRVIAPNPAQLQGQRVASKPGMSRSSSNSMANAVSYQQRVYISLQASQVAASQRSGSSAMYMNLAHMQAAAAGAGGLGGASAVSPSTMSGSASGAVSSMADQASSQAAAKLALRKQLEKTLLEIPPPKPPAPLLHFLPSAANSEFIYMVGLEEVVQSVLDSQGKLRGTLARLEPFFCAQCRTDFTPHWKQEKSGRILCEQCMTSNQKKALKAEHTNRLKNAFVKALQQEQEIEQRLQQQAALSPSSVPTNASKSDTMIRHHALRQAPQPQASLQQGLSNSARGVLSNFAQASQLSVASSLMGMTSAKHCGGSGGGSNSSSNRLQHDNRRQIYNIPGLNIAYLNPAAVGAHKSSSLADRQREYLLDMIPPRSISQSITGQK comes from the exons ATGGAGCAGATGTCTGAGGAGGCGCTGAGGCTGAACCTACTTAAGCGAGGCCTTGAGTCAACCAGTGAGCGAGAAGAGGCGTTGGCCAAGCGCCTCAAAATGGAAGGTCACGAGGCCATGGAGCGCCTGAAGATGCTGGCACTTCTTAAACGCAAGGACTTAGCTGACCTAGCAGCCCTAGATGTTGCAGGGAGCTTGGGAGATGGAAAAGGCCCTGGAGCCAGCAGCCTCCATCATCAGAGCCTAATGGGTGCTGCTTATGAGGAGAAGTTAAATGGGAGTCTGAGGCTGGGAAGCCACAGTAGCCCCGTTGGACCAAGTAAGAATGGAAAGGAGAACATCCTGGATGAGCCAGTCGACATGAGcgctgggaggag TGATGCTGATCACGACAGACGAACTCCGTCACCGGATGTCATCATCCTGTCAGACAACGAGGCTTCCAGTCCCAGAACGACACCTCGGCCCGAGGAGCGTGTGCACAAGGCTAACCTGGACATGTTCAAG GGGAAAACAGGAGAGGAGAGGCAGCAGATGATCAAAGCTCTAAGAGAAGAGCTTCGTCTGGAGGAGGCTCGTCTCGTGCTGCTGAAGAAGCTCAGGCAGAGTCAAATGCAGAAGGAGAATGTGGTCCAGAAG GTCCCAGTGGTCCAGAATGCTGCGTCATCTGTGCAGCCTCCTCCCATCCACAGCTCTCCTGTCCTGGGGAAGCTACCTGTGAGGCCAGGTCTACACAACCCTGAGCCCCAGAACCTCCGCACTGCAcag GGTCACACAGTCATCCGGTCAGCAGCTAATGCAAACTTGCCCCCCATATTGATGTCTCAGCGAGTGATAGCACCCAACCCTGCCCAGCTGCAGGGCCAGAGGGTCGCGTCCAAACCTGGGATGTCTCGTTCCAGTTCCAACAGCATGGCTAATGCTGTCAGCTACCAGCAG AGGGTGTATATCTCTCTGCAGGCCAGTCAGGTGGCAGCTTCCCAGCGCTCAGGCTCCAGTGCCATGTACATGAACCTGGCCCACatgcaagcagcagcagctggggcCGGCGGTCTGGGCGGAGCTTCGGCCGTCAGCCCGTCCACCATGTCTGGTTCAGCCAGCGGAGCGGTGAGCTCCATGGCAGACCAGGCGAGCAGTCAGGCAGCAGCCAAGCTGGCCCTAAGGAAGCAGCTGGAGAAAACCTTATTGGAGATCCCTCCACCCAAAcccccagcccctctcctgcacTTCCTGCCCTCTGCTGCCAACAGTGAGTTCATCTACATGGTGGGCCTCGAGGAGGTGGTGCAGAGTGTGCTCGACAGTCAGG GTAAACTCAGAGGGACGCTGGCCCGTCTGGAGCCTTTCTTCTGCGCCCAGTGCAGAACTGACTTCACCCCCCACTGGAAGCAGGAGAAGAGTGGGAGAATCCTCTGCGAGCAGTGCATGACATCCAATCAGAAAAAGGCTTTGAAGGCAGAGCATACCAACAGGCTGAAGAATGCCTTTGTGAAGGCCTTACAACAGGAGCAG GAGATTGaacagaggctgcagcagcaggCTGCTCTCTCTCCCAGCTCAGTCCCTACCAACGCCTCCAAGTCTGACACCATGATCCGACATCATGCCCTCCGCCAG GCTCCCCAGCCTCAGGCCTCCCTGCAGCAAGGGCTGTCGAACTCGGCACGAGGGGTCCTGTCCAACTTTGCCCAGGCCTCCCAGCTCTCTGTGGCCAGCAGCCTCATGGGCATGACCAGTGCCAAGCATTGTGGCGGCAGCGGAGgcggcagcaacagcagcagtaacAGACTGCAGCATGACAACCGTCGGCAGATCTACAACATCCCAG GGTTAAACATTGCCTATCTGAACCCAGCGGCTGTCGGAGCCCATAAGAGCTCCAGCTTAGCAGACCGGCAGAGAGAGTACCTGTTGGACATGATCCCGCCTCGATCCATATCGCAGTCGATCACTGGACAGAAATGA
- the gatad2b gene encoding transcriptional repressor p66-beta isoform X1, translated as MEQMSEEALRLNLLKRGLESTSEREEALAKRLKMEGHEAMERLKMLALLKRKDLADLAALDVAGSLGDGKGPGASSLHHQSLMGAAYEEKLNGSLRLGSHSSPVGPSKNGKENILDEPVDMSAGRRCDADHDRRTPSPDVIILSDNEASSPRTTPRPEERVHKANLDMFKGKTGEERQQMIKALREELRLEEARLVLLKKLRQSQMQKENVVQKVPVVQNAASSVQPPPIHSSPVLGKLPVRPGLHNPEPQNLRTAQGHTVIRSAANANLPPILMSQRVIAPNPAQLQGQRVASKPGMSRSSSNSMANAVSYQQRVYISLQASQVAASQRSGSSAMYMNLAHMQAAAAGAGGLGGASAVSPSTMSGSASGAVSSMADQASSQAAAKLALRKQLEKTLLEIPPPKPPAPLLHFLPSAANSEFIYMVGLEEVVQSVLDSQGKLRGTLARLEPFFCAQCRTDFTPHWKQEKSGRILCEQCMTSNQKKALKAEHTNRLKNAFVKALQQEQEIEQRLQQQAALSPSSVPTNASKSDTMIRHHALRQAPQPQASLQQGLSNSARGVLSNFAQASQLSVASSLMGMTSAKHCGGSGGGSNSSSNRLQHDNRRQIYNIPGLNIAYLNPAAVGAHKSSSLADRQREYLLDMIPPRSISQSITGQK; from the exons ATGGAGCAGATGTCTGAGGAGGCGCTGAGGCTGAACCTACTTAAGCGAGGCCTTGAGTCAACCAGTGAGCGAGAAGAGGCGTTGGCCAAGCGCCTCAAAATGGAAGGTCACGAGGCCATGGAGCGCCTGAAGATGCTGGCACTTCTTAAACGCAAGGACTTAGCTGACCTAGCAGCCCTAGATGTTGCAGGGAGCTTGGGAGATGGAAAAGGCCCTGGAGCCAGCAGCCTCCATCATCAGAGCCTAATGGGTGCTGCTTATGAGGAGAAGTTAAATGGGAGTCTGAGGCTGGGAAGCCACAGTAGCCCCGTTGGACCAAGTAAGAATGGAAAGGAGAACATCCTGGATGAGCCAGTCGACATGAGcgctgggaggaggtg TGATGCTGATCACGACAGACGAACTCCGTCACCGGATGTCATCATCCTGTCAGACAACGAGGCTTCCAGTCCCAGAACGACACCTCGGCCCGAGGAGCGTGTGCACAAGGCTAACCTGGACATGTTCAAG GGGAAAACAGGAGAGGAGAGGCAGCAGATGATCAAAGCTCTAAGAGAAGAGCTTCGTCTGGAGGAGGCTCGTCTCGTGCTGCTGAAGAAGCTCAGGCAGAGTCAAATGCAGAAGGAGAATGTGGTCCAGAAG GTCCCAGTGGTCCAGAATGCTGCGTCATCTGTGCAGCCTCCTCCCATCCACAGCTCTCCTGTCCTGGGGAAGCTACCTGTGAGGCCAGGTCTACACAACCCTGAGCCCCAGAACCTCCGCACTGCAcag GGTCACACAGTCATCCGGTCAGCAGCTAATGCAAACTTGCCCCCCATATTGATGTCTCAGCGAGTGATAGCACCCAACCCTGCCCAGCTGCAGGGCCAGAGGGTCGCGTCCAAACCTGGGATGTCTCGTTCCAGTTCCAACAGCATGGCTAATGCTGTCAGCTACCAGCAG AGGGTGTATATCTCTCTGCAGGCCAGTCAGGTGGCAGCTTCCCAGCGCTCAGGCTCCAGTGCCATGTACATGAACCTGGCCCACatgcaagcagcagcagctggggcCGGCGGTCTGGGCGGAGCTTCGGCCGTCAGCCCGTCCACCATGTCTGGTTCAGCCAGCGGAGCGGTGAGCTCCATGGCAGACCAGGCGAGCAGTCAGGCAGCAGCCAAGCTGGCCCTAAGGAAGCAGCTGGAGAAAACCTTATTGGAGATCCCTCCACCCAAAcccccagcccctctcctgcacTTCCTGCCCTCTGCTGCCAACAGTGAGTTCATCTACATGGTGGGCCTCGAGGAGGTGGTGCAGAGTGTGCTCGACAGTCAGG GTAAACTCAGAGGGACGCTGGCCCGTCTGGAGCCTTTCTTCTGCGCCCAGTGCAGAACTGACTTCACCCCCCACTGGAAGCAGGAGAAGAGTGGGAGAATCCTCTGCGAGCAGTGCATGACATCCAATCAGAAAAAGGCTTTGAAGGCAGAGCATACCAACAGGCTGAAGAATGCCTTTGTGAAGGCCTTACAACAGGAGCAG GAGATTGaacagaggctgcagcagcaggCTGCTCTCTCTCCCAGCTCAGTCCCTACCAACGCCTCCAAGTCTGACACCATGATCCGACATCATGCCCTCCGCCAG GCTCCCCAGCCTCAGGCCTCCCTGCAGCAAGGGCTGTCGAACTCGGCACGAGGGGTCCTGTCCAACTTTGCCCAGGCCTCCCAGCTCTCTGTGGCCAGCAGCCTCATGGGCATGACCAGTGCCAAGCATTGTGGCGGCAGCGGAGgcggcagcaacagcagcagtaacAGACTGCAGCATGACAACCGTCGGCAGATCTACAACATCCCAG GGTTAAACATTGCCTATCTGAACCCAGCGGCTGTCGGAGCCCATAAGAGCTCCAGCTTAGCAGACCGGCAGAGAGAGTACCTGTTGGACATGATCCCGCCTCGATCCATATCGCAGTCGATCACTGGACAGAAATGA
- the gatad2b gene encoding transcriptional repressor p66-beta isoform X4, whose protein sequence is MEQMSEEALRLNLLKRGLESTSEREEALAKRLKMEGHEAMERLKMLALLKRKDLADLAALDVAGSLGDGKGPGASSLHHQSLMGAAYEEKLNGSLRLGSHSSPVGPSKNGKENILDEPVDMSAGRSDADHDRRTPSPDVIILSDNEASSPRTTPRPEERVHKANLDMFKGKTGEERQQMIKALREELRLEEARLVLLKKLRQSQMQKENVVQKVPVVQNAASSVQPPPIHSSPVLGKLPVRPGLHNPEPQNLRTAQGHTVIRSAANANLPPILMSQRVIAPNPAQLQGQRVASKPGMSRSSSNSMANAVSYQQASQVAASQRSGSSAMYMNLAHMQAAAAGAGGLGGASAVSPSTMSGSASGAVSSMADQASSQAAAKLALRKQLEKTLLEIPPPKPPAPLLHFLPSAANSEFIYMVGLEEVVQSVLDSQGKLRGTLARLEPFFCAQCRTDFTPHWKQEKSGRILCEQCMTSNQKKALKAEHTNRLKNAFVKALQQEQEIEQRLQQQAALSPSSVPTNASKSDTMIRHHALRQAPQPQASLQQGLSNSARGVLSNFAQASQLSVASSLMGMTSAKHCGGSGGGSNSSSNRLQHDNRRQIYNIPGLNIAYLNPAAVGAHKSSSLADRQREYLLDMIPPRSISQSITGQK, encoded by the exons ATGGAGCAGATGTCTGAGGAGGCGCTGAGGCTGAACCTACTTAAGCGAGGCCTTGAGTCAACCAGTGAGCGAGAAGAGGCGTTGGCCAAGCGCCTCAAAATGGAAGGTCACGAGGCCATGGAGCGCCTGAAGATGCTGGCACTTCTTAAACGCAAGGACTTAGCTGACCTAGCAGCCCTAGATGTTGCAGGGAGCTTGGGAGATGGAAAAGGCCCTGGAGCCAGCAGCCTCCATCATCAGAGCCTAATGGGTGCTGCTTATGAGGAGAAGTTAAATGGGAGTCTGAGGCTGGGAAGCCACAGTAGCCCCGTTGGACCAAGTAAGAATGGAAAGGAGAACATCCTGGATGAGCCAGTCGACATGAGcgctgggaggag TGATGCTGATCACGACAGACGAACTCCGTCACCGGATGTCATCATCCTGTCAGACAACGAGGCTTCCAGTCCCAGAACGACACCTCGGCCCGAGGAGCGTGTGCACAAGGCTAACCTGGACATGTTCAAG GGGAAAACAGGAGAGGAGAGGCAGCAGATGATCAAAGCTCTAAGAGAAGAGCTTCGTCTGGAGGAGGCTCGTCTCGTGCTGCTGAAGAAGCTCAGGCAGAGTCAAATGCAGAAGGAGAATGTGGTCCAGAAG GTCCCAGTGGTCCAGAATGCTGCGTCATCTGTGCAGCCTCCTCCCATCCACAGCTCTCCTGTCCTGGGGAAGCTACCTGTGAGGCCAGGTCTACACAACCCTGAGCCCCAGAACCTCCGCACTGCAcag GGTCACACAGTCATCCGGTCAGCAGCTAATGCAAACTTGCCCCCCATATTGATGTCTCAGCGAGTGATAGCACCCAACCCTGCCCAGCTGCAGGGCCAGAGGGTCGCGTCCAAACCTGGGATGTCTCGTTCCAGTTCCAACAGCATGGCTAATGCTGTCAGCTACCAGCAG GCCAGTCAGGTGGCAGCTTCCCAGCGCTCAGGCTCCAGTGCCATGTACATGAACCTGGCCCACatgcaagcagcagcagctggggcCGGCGGTCTGGGCGGAGCTTCGGCCGTCAGCCCGTCCACCATGTCTGGTTCAGCCAGCGGAGCGGTGAGCTCCATGGCAGACCAGGCGAGCAGTCAGGCAGCAGCCAAGCTGGCCCTAAGGAAGCAGCTGGAGAAAACCTTATTGGAGATCCCTCCACCCAAAcccccagcccctctcctgcacTTCCTGCCCTCTGCTGCCAACAGTGAGTTCATCTACATGGTGGGCCTCGAGGAGGTGGTGCAGAGTGTGCTCGACAGTCAGG GTAAACTCAGAGGGACGCTGGCCCGTCTGGAGCCTTTCTTCTGCGCCCAGTGCAGAACTGACTTCACCCCCCACTGGAAGCAGGAGAAGAGTGGGAGAATCCTCTGCGAGCAGTGCATGACATCCAATCAGAAAAAGGCTTTGAAGGCAGAGCATACCAACAGGCTGAAGAATGCCTTTGTGAAGGCCTTACAACAGGAGCAG GAGATTGaacagaggctgcagcagcaggCTGCTCTCTCTCCCAGCTCAGTCCCTACCAACGCCTCCAAGTCTGACACCATGATCCGACATCATGCCCTCCGCCAG GCTCCCCAGCCTCAGGCCTCCCTGCAGCAAGGGCTGTCGAACTCGGCACGAGGGGTCCTGTCCAACTTTGCCCAGGCCTCCCAGCTCTCTGTGGCCAGCAGCCTCATGGGCATGACCAGTGCCAAGCATTGTGGCGGCAGCGGAGgcggcagcaacagcagcagtaacAGACTGCAGCATGACAACCGTCGGCAGATCTACAACATCCCAG GGTTAAACATTGCCTATCTGAACCCAGCGGCTGTCGGAGCCCATAAGAGCTCCAGCTTAGCAGACCGGCAGAGAGAGTACCTGTTGGACATGATCCCGCCTCGATCCATATCGCAGTCGATCACTGGACAGAAATGA
- the gatad2b gene encoding transcriptional repressor p66-beta isoform X3 yields the protein MEQMSEEALRLNLLKRGLESTSEREEALAKRLKMEGHEAMERLKMLALLKRKDLADLAALDVAGSLGDGKGPGASSLHHQSLMGAAYEEKLNGSLRLGSHSSPVGPSKNGKENILDEPVDMSAGRRCDADHDRRTPSPDVIILSDNEASSPRTTPRPEERVHKANLDMFKGKTGEERQQMIKALREELRLEEARLVLLKKLRQSQMQKENVVQKVPVVQNAASSVQPPPIHSSPVLGKLPVRPGLHNPEPQNLRTAQGHTVIRSAANANLPPILMSQRVIAPNPAQLQGQRVASKPGMSRSSSNSMANAVSYQQASQVAASQRSGSSAMYMNLAHMQAAAAGAGGLGGASAVSPSTMSGSASGAVSSMADQASSQAAAKLALRKQLEKTLLEIPPPKPPAPLLHFLPSAANSEFIYMVGLEEVVQSVLDSQGKLRGTLARLEPFFCAQCRTDFTPHWKQEKSGRILCEQCMTSNQKKALKAEHTNRLKNAFVKALQQEQEIEQRLQQQAALSPSSVPTNASKSDTMIRHHALRQAPQPQASLQQGLSNSARGVLSNFAQASQLSVASSLMGMTSAKHCGGSGGGSNSSSNRLQHDNRRQIYNIPGLNIAYLNPAAVGAHKSSSLADRQREYLLDMIPPRSISQSITGQK from the exons ATGGAGCAGATGTCTGAGGAGGCGCTGAGGCTGAACCTACTTAAGCGAGGCCTTGAGTCAACCAGTGAGCGAGAAGAGGCGTTGGCCAAGCGCCTCAAAATGGAAGGTCACGAGGCCATGGAGCGCCTGAAGATGCTGGCACTTCTTAAACGCAAGGACTTAGCTGACCTAGCAGCCCTAGATGTTGCAGGGAGCTTGGGAGATGGAAAAGGCCCTGGAGCCAGCAGCCTCCATCATCAGAGCCTAATGGGTGCTGCTTATGAGGAGAAGTTAAATGGGAGTCTGAGGCTGGGAAGCCACAGTAGCCCCGTTGGACCAAGTAAGAATGGAAAGGAGAACATCCTGGATGAGCCAGTCGACATGAGcgctgggaggaggtg TGATGCTGATCACGACAGACGAACTCCGTCACCGGATGTCATCATCCTGTCAGACAACGAGGCTTCCAGTCCCAGAACGACACCTCGGCCCGAGGAGCGTGTGCACAAGGCTAACCTGGACATGTTCAAG GGGAAAACAGGAGAGGAGAGGCAGCAGATGATCAAAGCTCTAAGAGAAGAGCTTCGTCTGGAGGAGGCTCGTCTCGTGCTGCTGAAGAAGCTCAGGCAGAGTCAAATGCAGAAGGAGAATGTGGTCCAGAAG GTCCCAGTGGTCCAGAATGCTGCGTCATCTGTGCAGCCTCCTCCCATCCACAGCTCTCCTGTCCTGGGGAAGCTACCTGTGAGGCCAGGTCTACACAACCCTGAGCCCCAGAACCTCCGCACTGCAcag GGTCACACAGTCATCCGGTCAGCAGCTAATGCAAACTTGCCCCCCATATTGATGTCTCAGCGAGTGATAGCACCCAACCCTGCCCAGCTGCAGGGCCAGAGGGTCGCGTCCAAACCTGGGATGTCTCGTTCCAGTTCCAACAGCATGGCTAATGCTGTCAGCTACCAGCAG GCCAGTCAGGTGGCAGCTTCCCAGCGCTCAGGCTCCAGTGCCATGTACATGAACCTGGCCCACatgcaagcagcagcagctggggcCGGCGGTCTGGGCGGAGCTTCGGCCGTCAGCCCGTCCACCATGTCTGGTTCAGCCAGCGGAGCGGTGAGCTCCATGGCAGACCAGGCGAGCAGTCAGGCAGCAGCCAAGCTGGCCCTAAGGAAGCAGCTGGAGAAAACCTTATTGGAGATCCCTCCACCCAAAcccccagcccctctcctgcacTTCCTGCCCTCTGCTGCCAACAGTGAGTTCATCTACATGGTGGGCCTCGAGGAGGTGGTGCAGAGTGTGCTCGACAGTCAGG GTAAACTCAGAGGGACGCTGGCCCGTCTGGAGCCTTTCTTCTGCGCCCAGTGCAGAACTGACTTCACCCCCCACTGGAAGCAGGAGAAGAGTGGGAGAATCCTCTGCGAGCAGTGCATGACATCCAATCAGAAAAAGGCTTTGAAGGCAGAGCATACCAACAGGCTGAAGAATGCCTTTGTGAAGGCCTTACAACAGGAGCAG GAGATTGaacagaggctgcagcagcaggCTGCTCTCTCTCCCAGCTCAGTCCCTACCAACGCCTCCAAGTCTGACACCATGATCCGACATCATGCCCTCCGCCAG GCTCCCCAGCCTCAGGCCTCCCTGCAGCAAGGGCTGTCGAACTCGGCACGAGGGGTCCTGTCCAACTTTGCCCAGGCCTCCCAGCTCTCTGTGGCCAGCAGCCTCATGGGCATGACCAGTGCCAAGCATTGTGGCGGCAGCGGAGgcggcagcaacagcagcagtaacAGACTGCAGCATGACAACCGTCGGCAGATCTACAACATCCCAG GGTTAAACATTGCCTATCTGAACCCAGCGGCTGTCGGAGCCCATAAGAGCTCCAGCTTAGCAGACCGGCAGAGAGAGTACCTGTTGGACATGATCCCGCCTCGATCCATATCGCAGTCGATCACTGGACAGAAATGA